In Paenarthrobacter sp. GOM3, a single window of DNA contains:
- a CDS encoding CPBP family intramembrane glutamic endopeptidase — MGQTSASRWKSFWEKGGWWRALLLAAAYFALYNLGSLLFGPLLSGIPDRDSAAYVFVGYALPILLGGILLVLFGWSVGWLKELFARQPINGKGWMWIALIAVLAFNVLRFATIDYSTVGLDLVATWLLAGLFIGFAEEVLTRGFVVKLLRKAGRREMVVAVISGAVFAGLHAGNLLSGQSLFATLFQLLYTFAFGICMYLSMRLTSYLIVPILLHASTDPSIFLQSAHAVEGPLAGLAGLGNIVVIFVGLLSLFFIRGRVESPAAHASLQPQR; from the coding sequence ATGGGGCAAACAAGCGCGTCGCGGTGGAAGTCGTTTTGGGAGAAGGGTGGCTGGTGGCGGGCGCTTCTGCTCGCGGCGGCCTACTTTGCCCTCTACAACCTGGGCTCGCTCCTCTTCGGGCCCCTTCTTTCAGGGATACCGGACAGGGACAGCGCAGCTTACGTCTTCGTCGGCTACGCCTTGCCGATACTGCTTGGCGGCATCCTGCTGGTCCTCTTCGGCTGGTCCGTCGGGTGGCTCAAGGAACTCTTCGCGCGCCAACCGATCAATGGCAAGGGCTGGATGTGGATCGCCTTGATTGCCGTTCTGGCGTTCAATGTCCTTCGCTTCGCGACCATTGATTACAGCACCGTGGGCCTGGACCTTGTGGCCACCTGGTTACTCGCCGGCCTGTTCATTGGCTTCGCGGAGGAGGTCCTGACACGCGGCTTTGTGGTGAAGCTGCTGCGGAAAGCCGGCCGCCGCGAGATGGTGGTGGCGGTGATTTCAGGTGCCGTTTTCGCAGGCCTCCACGCCGGCAACCTCCTTTCGGGGCAATCCCTGTTCGCAACGCTCTTCCAGCTGCTGTACACCTTTGCCTTCGGCATCTGCATGTACCTCTCGATGCGACTTACCAGCTACCTGATCGTGCCCATCCTGCTGCATGCCAGCACTGACCCCAGCATCTTCTTGCAGAGCGCCCACGCCGTCGAAGGGCCGCTGGCTGGCCTGGCCGGCCTGGGGAACATTGTGGTGATCTTTGTGGGGTTGCTGTCGCTGTTCTTCATCCGCGGGCGGGTGGAGTCTCCAGCAGCCCACGCCAGCCTCCAGCCACAGCGCTGA
- a CDS encoding outer membrane protein assembly factor BamB family protein codes for METSNITRRLVLQAGGAASLAAILGLAAGQPASADTEDKLGEKATQILDLGPAVVQFSLMSGLLVGDTLYIGSRNLDPVRIIAFHVPSGKVTGQTELSNGHSIQTLAADASGRYLYAGVLQKDAGTKPNLFRWDLSSLSTKATALGRIGDRDVRDISVAPNGRVYAVGGGSPTAPALWEYDPDTNQIASLGIPDPGATLARAVAATNATIFFGAGSTLNGGGSASRACLFAYDHAAKTFKNVTPKEMLVDPSIRELGIVGDRLIVSSAGSVENTKMAALTVAAPSSYVVATSQGKTAKNFAVLGADVYFANETGLLAYNPSTNAISSMPYQGPSLGEIWGVDARAGKLLVTSGYGFVAEIDPADGTTKTTDLGEAGAPSDPQAVMGIAAGAGYVYVGGNGVISRRSLKTGAVTNMTAPGEAKDAVVVDGVLYTGQYSGQGIWSYDPRNGKAISQVAEFPKEQNRPLDVCWDEVNKLVLVAAQADTEGGGSLWTYDPRTGKKGFFVNPIDKVQLLRAMASREGIAYLGGGNSGLDGAGTVVAFDPVAGKELWRLDAGSGAGISALAVQGKYLYGVTRKGGLFVIDLPKRRVVHRSDITAVSTGFAALVANRGLVYGVSNTHVFRFDPKTFAVDTVVADIDGGWYSGSHINNDEDGYLYTMRGRNLVRIDDHPRK; via the coding sequence ATGGAAACGTCCAATATCACCAGGCGCCTGGTCCTGCAGGCAGGCGGAGCAGCGTCGCTCGCCGCCATTCTGGGCCTGGCGGCCGGACAGCCGGCGTCGGCCGACACAGAAGACAAGCTCGGCGAAAAGGCGACGCAAATCCTGGACCTGGGCCCCGCCGTCGTGCAGTTTTCGCTGATGAGCGGTCTGCTGGTCGGCGACACGCTGTACATCGGTTCGCGGAACCTGGACCCCGTGCGGATCATCGCTTTCCACGTTCCCAGCGGCAAGGTGACCGGGCAGACAGAACTCAGCAACGGGCACTCCATCCAAACCCTCGCAGCGGACGCGTCCGGCCGGTACCTCTACGCAGGCGTGCTGCAGAAGGACGCCGGAACCAAACCGAACCTGTTCCGCTGGGACTTGTCCAGCCTGTCCACCAAAGCGACGGCGCTGGGCCGCATCGGCGATCGCGATGTCCGCGACATCAGCGTCGCCCCGAATGGGCGGGTGTACGCGGTAGGCGGAGGCAGCCCCACCGCCCCGGCGCTGTGGGAGTACGATCCCGACACCAACCAGATTGCCAGCCTGGGCATTCCTGATCCGGGAGCCACCCTGGCGCGGGCCGTTGCGGCCACCAATGCCACCATCTTCTTCGGGGCGGGCAGCACGCTCAACGGCGGCGGGAGTGCCAGCCGTGCCTGCCTGTTCGCCTACGATCATGCGGCCAAGACCTTCAAGAACGTCACTCCGAAGGAGATGCTGGTGGACCCCAGTATCCGGGAGCTTGGCATTGTGGGTGACCGGTTGATCGTCTCCTCGGCGGGATCGGTGGAGAACACCAAAATGGCGGCACTGACCGTCGCCGCCCCGTCGTCGTACGTGGTGGCCACCTCGCAGGGAAAGACGGCGAAGAACTTCGCCGTCTTGGGTGCCGACGTCTACTTCGCGAACGAGACCGGGCTTTTGGCTTACAACCCCAGCACCAATGCGATCTCCTCGATGCCGTACCAGGGCCCGTCGCTGGGCGAAATCTGGGGCGTCGACGCCCGGGCCGGGAAGCTGCTGGTGACCTCAGGCTATGGCTTCGTGGCCGAGATTGATCCGGCGGACGGCACTACCAAAACCACGGACCTTGGCGAGGCCGGTGCGCCGTCCGATCCCCAAGCGGTCATGGGCATCGCAGCCGGGGCCGGCTACGTTTATGTGGGCGGCAACGGTGTCATTTCGCGCCGCTCGCTCAAGACCGGCGCCGTTACCAACATGACCGCCCCCGGCGAAGCGAAGGATGCCGTGGTGGTGGATGGTGTCCTTTACACGGGCCAGTACAGCGGGCAGGGAATCTGGAGCTACGACCCGCGCAACGGCAAGGCAATTTCGCAGGTGGCCGAGTTCCCCAAGGAACAGAACCGGCCGCTGGATGTGTGCTGGGACGAGGTCAACAAACTTGTGCTCGTGGCAGCACAGGCGGATACCGAGGGCGGTGGTTCGCTGTGGACCTACGACCCCCGGACTGGAAAGAAGGGCTTCTTCGTCAACCCGATCGACAAGGTCCAGTTGCTGCGGGCCATGGCGTCGCGGGAAGGAATCGCGTACCTGGGTGGCGGCAATTCCGGACTGGACGGTGCCGGGACCGTGGTGGCGTTCGACCCCGTTGCCGGCAAGGAACTGTGGCGGCTGGACGCCGGATCGGGCGCCGGAATCTCTGCTTTGGCTGTGCAGGGAAAGTACCTCTATGGCGTGACCCGCAAGGGCGGGTTGTTCGTCATCGATCTGCCCAAACGCAGGGTGGTTCACCGGTCCGACATCACGGCGGTCAGCACCGGCTTCGCAGCCCTGGTGGCCAACCGGGGTTTGGTGTACGGGGTCTCCAACACGCATGTTTTCCGCTTCGATCCGAAGACTTTCGCTGTGGACACGGTGGTGGCGGACATCGACGGCGGCTGGTACAGCGGATCGCACATCAACAATGACGAGGACGGTTACCTGTACACGATGCGCGGACGGAACCTGGTGCGGATCGACGATCACCCGCGAAAGTAG
- a CDS encoding substrate-binding domain-containing protein: protein MLSGERHGKILRELDLRGSLTVNEFAAKTGLSTMTIRRDLTQLAGQGLLRRVHGGAVRNPSERAGEAEYRRSRQPLATLGLIVPTTGYYFPEIIRGAEAAARLLNARLILGVSNYSVEDEYRQLQRVVANSVDGILLASAGPVEPGSPTYELLAGLDIPVILVERSSRAFESVMSDHSYGAELAIEHLVSRGHRRIGLAIAASPTAPWLRESHARMVSKFGLENDAPILEYQRLGPVGGNNQAELAAFLDDCRRTGTTAALVLPDEEAITLIHIADEAGVSVPQDFAIVAYDDEVADLAAVPLTSIAPPKRDVGHAAVTMCMERLSGKHGSGLTPALRRVNLAPQLIVRESSGLVGEDS from the coding sequence ATGCTCAGCGGTGAACGCCATGGGAAAATCCTGCGTGAGCTGGACTTGCGCGGGTCATTGACTGTGAACGAGTTCGCCGCCAAGACCGGGCTCTCCACCATGACCATCCGCCGGGACCTGACGCAGCTTGCCGGACAAGGTTTGCTGCGCCGGGTCCATGGCGGGGCGGTCAGGAACCCGTCCGAGCGTGCCGGCGAGGCTGAGTACCGCAGGTCCCGGCAGCCCCTCGCCACCCTTGGACTGATCGTGCCGACCACGGGGTACTACTTCCCGGAGATCATCCGCGGCGCGGAAGCTGCTGCCCGGTTACTGAATGCCCGGCTCATCCTTGGCGTCAGCAACTACTCTGTGGAGGACGAGTACCGCCAGCTGCAGCGGGTGGTGGCCAACTCGGTGGACGGGATCCTCTTGGCCTCTGCGGGTCCGGTGGAGCCGGGCTCACCCACTTATGAACTGTTGGCCGGACTCGATATCCCCGTGATCCTGGTGGAGAGGTCAAGCCGGGCGTTTGAGTCGGTGATGTCCGATCACAGTTACGGCGCCGAGCTGGCCATTGAGCATTTGGTGTCACGGGGGCACCGCAGGATCGGTTTGGCAATCGCCGCCAGCCCCACGGCCCCTTGGCTCCGGGAAAGCCATGCCCGGATGGTGTCCAAGTTCGGCTTGGAGAACGACGCGCCCATCCTCGAATACCAACGGCTTGGGCCCGTGGGCGGCAACAACCAAGCTGAGCTCGCAGCGTTCCTGGATGACTGCCGCCGGACCGGAACAACTGCGGCGTTGGTGCTGCCCGATGAAGAAGCCATCACGCTGATCCACATTGCCGATGAGGCCGGAGTATCGGTCCCTCAGGACTTCGCGATTGTGGCTTACGACGACGAAGTGGCGGACCTCGCAGCTGTCCCCCTGACCTCCATCGCGCCGCCGAAGAGGGACGTTGGGCACGCCGCCGTCACCATGTGCATGGAGCGGCTGTCCGGCAAACACGGGTCAGGGCTTACTCCTGCGCTGCGGCGGGTGAACCTGGCGCCGCAGCTGATCGTGCGGGAGTCGTCCGGGCTGGTAGGCGAGGACAGCTAA